The sequence below is a genomic window from Planktothrix serta PCC 8927.
TTGCAGAATTGGCGGGAAATTTTGCCCCCACTGCCAGTTTACCCCAAACCCGTCAGACTCCAATTGCTCCTAATAATATTGTATCACCAATTGCCAATGATGTTAATAATATTGCTGAAAAAATTACCGTTAAAATTGAATGGCAAAATGGCAATGGTTCTGGGGTAATTGTAGCAAAACAGGGAAACACTTATTATGTTCTCACGGCTGAACACGTCGTTAGAAATAAGCTGAATTTTCAAGTTGTTACTCCCGATGGCAAATCCTATCCCGTGACGGTTAATGAAACCAATGTTAAAACTTTACCTGGGGTTGATTTAGCGGTAATTCAGTTTATCAGTAATGAAATTTATCCCGTTGCAACTCTGGCTAATTATGATTTTAAAAATAGTGGTTTTATCTTTGCCTACGGATGGCCGGCTAATCAATTAACGAATACTCAAACCCCAGATTTTTTTAGTGCAGGTAATATTTTTGCTCAAAATTATGGCGATTTTCAAGGTCAATATTCCACATCTTTGAGTTATGGCTATGAGTTAGTTTATACGAATATAACCGCCTCCGGTATGAGTGGTGGCCCTTTGTTGGATAATCGGGGACAACTCATCGGAATTCATGGACGCGCCGATGGAGAAATTGCCTCCGAACAGGTGGGACAGGGGGGGATTTCAATTCAGTTAGGCTATAGTTTAGGGATTCCCATTCGTTCTTTTTTAACTCAGCTTCAACCATTAGGAATACAGCCAGAATGGTTAAAAGTGCAAACGGGGATTCCTCCAGCTTTTACGGAAGCAGAAATCAACACGATTATTACAGCTATTCTTAAAAATGTTGCCAGTCCTACACATAGTCAAGATATCGTTGCTTGGTTAAATTATGGCAATCAGTTATGGCGGTTAGGTAAAAATCAAGAGGCTTTAAATGCTTTTGGTCAAGTTGTCACCCTGCAACCCAAGTCCTATCTCGGTTGGTATGGCAAAGGATTAACCCTTTATTCCATGTTTCAATATACCGAAGCCTTAAATGCCTTTGACCAAGCAATTCAAAATAGTCCCCCAAATTTCGCCCCTCCTTGGTATTGGCGAGGGCAAGCTTTAGTTCAGTTAAAACGATATGAAGATGCCTTAGCTGCGATTAAAAAAGCCCTAGAAATGGATAGAAAGAACTTTACCTTTCATTTCCGACGGGGTTATATTTTGGCGGAATTATTAAAACGTTATCAAGAAGCGATTGTTGCTTACACAGAAGCAATTAACATTAACCATCATCCCTTTTTCTACAACAACCGAGGCTTGGCTTACTCTAACTTAAAAAACTATCAACAAGCGATATCGGATTACAACCAAGCGATTCAACTTAATCCCAATGATGCAGTAGCCTACAGCAACAGAGGCAATGCCTACTCTAACTTAAAAGACTATGAAAAAGCGATATCGGATTTCAACCAAGCCATTCAACTTAATCCTAATGATGCTGATGTCTACACCAACAGAGGCAATGTCTACTCTGACTTAAAAGACTATGAAAAAGCGATATCGGATTTCAACCAAGCCATTCAACTTAATCCTAATTTGACGGAAGCCTATAACAACCGAGGCAATGTCTACTCTGACTTAAAAAACTATGAAAAAGCGATATCGGATCTCAACCAAGCCATTCAACTTAATCCTAATTATGCTGAAGCCTACAACAACCGAGGCATTGCCTACAGAAACTTAGAAGACTATGAAAAAGCGATATCGGATTTCAACCAAGCGACTCAACTTAATCCTAATTTGGCTGAAATCTACAATAACCGAGGCAATGTCTACTCTGACTTAAAAGACTATGAAAAAGCGATATCGAATTTTAACCAAGCCATTCAACTTAATCCTAATTATGCTGAAGCTTACACCAGCCGAGGCAATGTCTACTATTACTTAAAAGACTATGAAAAAGCGATATATGATTACAATCAAGCGATTCAACTTAATCCTAATGATGCAGAAGCCTACTACAACCGAGGTCACGTTTACGCCAATATAGGAAATGAAGAAACTGCTATTTCCGATTTTCAAAAATCAGCCCAACTTTATAAACAGCAAGAAAAAACAGCCGACTATCAAGATGCTTTAAACAGAATTGCCCGGTTGCACAATACAAATCAAACGACAGAATCTAATTCTGATCCATATTTAGCTTATGTTCAGCAGGGAAAGACTTATTATAGACTAGGAAATTATACGGCAGCAGTGAATGAATTTACTCAAGCCATTAACATTAATCCTAATTATTTCTTGGCTTACAATGGTCGAGGCAATATTTACTTTATGTTAAAAGAATATGAAAAAGCAATATCGGATTACAACAAAGTCCTTCAACTCAATCCTAATTTTGATGCTGCCTACAACAACCGAGGTGTTGCCTACTTTAACTTAAAAAACTATCAACAAGCGATATCGGATTACAACCAAGCGATTCAACTTAATCCCAATAATGCAGATGCCTACAACAATCGAGGTGTTGCCTACTTTAAGTTAAAAAACTATCAACAAGCGATATCGGATTACAACCAAGCTGTGATCCAAAATCAAGATTTCTGGCCAGCTATGATCAATATTGGTTTAATAAAATATGAAATGGGAGAAATTTCAGTTGCGATTCAACAGTGGCAAAAAGCTATCGAAATTAATAACCAAGCCGCAGAACCTTTATTGGCTTTAGCCGTTGCTTTATATCATCAAGGGGAAATTGAAAAAGCTTTAGCAATGGCTGAAGCTGCCTTAAAATTAGATCATTCGTTTAGTCAATTAGAGGTATTGAGAGAGAATCTTTGGGGTGATAAACTGTTAGCAGATGCGGAAAAACTGTTAAAAACCCCAAGAATTCAAGCCTTTTTAAGTCAAAACCGTTAATAGCATTAACTAACGGCTACCGAAAAACCCGGTTTCTGTCCTAAATCTAGGTAATGCAGTAATAAATTGATATAGAAACCGGGTTTTTGACCCCCGGCAATAACAGAAATTATCACAATTTTGTTATTATTGATATCATCAGGGAAGGAAGGGAACACCCGACACCCGACAGCTACTATAAAACCTTGAGAGGGGTTAATCAAAATTATGGATAATTCCCAAAGATTTACTGTTATTATTGAACGAGAAAAGGATGGATATGTTTCGTTGTGTCCAGAATTAGATATTGCCAGCCAAGGAAACAATATTGAGGAAGCCAGACAAAATTTAATTGAAGCCCTTGAATTATTCTTTGAAACAGCCGAAGCTTCAGAAATTCAAAATCGATTACAATAAGAATTGGGACTTTAAAATCTATTATTCGTCAGTCAGGGATACCGCGATTTTGGTTTGAAACCCAGTAATATTAACACATTATTAACAAATTCCCCTTTTTCTCCGACACCCGATACCCGACAGCTACTATAAAACATTGAACAGGCAAGATGCCTGTTCCACAGAGTCTATTAATTAATTTTAAGCGATCGCATCATCTTTTCTACCTGCCCTTCAAACCGATCAAACTGTTGAGCCGGAGCCGTATAAGTAATAATATAAACCTGATTATCCTTAATCGTCCAAATCTGCTTGGTTTTTAACCTTAAATCTTCCTTATTGTGATAAACAACTTCAGCAGCATCTAAACCCGATAATTCTGTTTTTATAGCAGAAATTGGGTCATTTGTCAAGAGTTGACTAATTCGTTGTACCGCCTGATTGCTATAATCTTCTAAAGAAAACATCGGTGTCGGTAAAGGTTCAATTGTAATTCTTAAACTTTCTTGAAACCCTTCCGATGACCCCTGAACAGGAACAACAAACCGGGCTACTTCTCCCAA
It includes:
- a CDS encoding type II toxin-antitoxin system HicB family antitoxin, whose protein sequence is MDNSQRFTVIIEREKDGYVSLCPELDIASQGNNIEEARQNLIEALELFFETAEASEIQNRLQ
- a CDS encoding serine protease; the protein is MKPSYFYQSLSWILGLGTLFVLPITTVQLMAFPPVAVAQSSQNSARSENQIQVIAEGITVKVISGESSGSGVIIKNQNQVYTVLTNQHVIEPNQPLQIQTNDGKIHPATLVNNIDFQGKDLTLIQFQANENYTVANLANLAAVKNKDSIYAAGYPYESEPNQPFVFTTGQVLYIPPKPFREGYQIGYNNDIQKGMSGGPILNVYGQVIGINGIHAEPLWGNPYIYEDGSKPTAAEQDLASRCSWGIPIETFAELAGNFAPTASLPQTRQTPIAPNNIVSPIANDVNNIAEKITVKIEWQNGNGSGVIVAKQGNTYYVLTAEHVVRNKLNFQVVTPDGKSYPVTVNETNVKTLPGVDLAVIQFISNEIYPVATLANYDFKNSGFIFAYGWPANQLTNTQTPDFFSAGNIFAQNYGDFQGQYSTSLSYGYELVYTNITASGMSGGPLLDNRGQLIGIHGRADGEIASEQVGQGGISIQLGYSLGIPIRSFLTQLQPLGIQPEWLKVQTGIPPAFTEAEINTIITAILKNVASPTHSQDIVAWLNYGNQLWRLGKNQEALNAFGQVVTLQPKSYLGWYGKGLTLYSMFQYTEALNAFDQAIQNSPPNFAPPWYWRGQALVQLKRYEDALAAIKKALEMDRKNFTFHFRRGYILAELLKRYQEAIVAYTEAININHHPFFYNNRGLAYSNLKNYQQAISDYNQAIQLNPNDAVAYSNRGNAYSNLKDYEKAISDFNQAIQLNPNDADVYTNRGNVYSDLKDYEKAISDFNQAIQLNPNLTEAYNNRGNVYSDLKNYEKAISDLNQAIQLNPNYAEAYNNRGIAYRNLEDYEKAISDFNQATQLNPNLAEIYNNRGNVYSDLKDYEKAISNFNQAIQLNPNYAEAYTSRGNVYYYLKDYEKAIYDYNQAIQLNPNDAEAYYNRGHVYANIGNEETAISDFQKSAQLYKQQEKTADYQDALNRIARLHNTNQTTESNSDPYLAYVQQGKTYYRLGNYTAAVNEFTQAININPNYFLAYNGRGNIYFMLKEYEKAISDYNKVLQLNPNFDAAYNNRGVAYFNLKNYQQAISDYNQAIQLNPNNADAYNNRGVAYFKLKNYQQAISDYNQAVIQNQDFWPAMINIGLIKYEMGEISVAIQQWQKAIEINNQAAEPLLALAVALYHQGEIEKALAMAEAALKLDHSFSQLEVLRENLWGDKLLADAEKLLKTPRIQAFLSQNR